The Panicum hallii strain FIL2 chromosome 9, PHallii_v3.1, whole genome shotgun sequence genome has a window encoding:
- the LOC112875445 gene encoding uncharacterized protein LOC112875445 isoform X1 yields the protein MAASPTASSSSAPTAAAAAAAAEATDGPVLSVVSKRLRALRKKYNRITQMEESLAAGKTLNREQEEVLRSKPVVAALIEELERLRAPLASAVAEELSSRPAPAAPAPAAAAAAAASSSDSDSSIQDLLALVYFGSLFDVKLQHDFVATMVARTHERNCCITYDYVTDDAADLLVEADLDAVSTLASLAASRPAAAVGVSHRDALQACAHHARLWLRRADEPIHPDSTVTYAGVRAKLERIMSSDYYTARTEIRATEDLAASVGSYGPGGGQAQESMVVSPQAPEAVEESLVVEGHKDEKEESQATEIYTDNQAPAVDAQHVDDDALVNPPDEVPSAEAEQERFEADLEDQEQKDQQFVQRRSYQNQRGGGRGGRRGYPNGRGGRGGRGGGYQNGRGGGGYQNGRGGGGGYYYDSGYYQPRNYNNNRGRGGRSGGGNSYYNNHGGGAQGGGHGNPGRVELGANA from the exons ATGGCCGCCTCCCCCAccgcctcttcctcctccgctcCCACCGCCgctgcggccgcggccgcggccgaggCCACCGACGGGCCGGTGCTCAGCGTGGTCTCAAAGCGCCTCCGCGCGCTGCGGAAGAAGTACAACCGCATCACGCAGATGGAGGAGTCGCTTGCCGCCGGCAAGACGCTCAACCGCGAGCAGGAGGAGGTGCTCCGCTCCAAGCCCGTCGTCGCCGCCCTCATCGAAGAGCTCGAGCGCCTCCGCgccccgctcgcctccgccgtcGCCGAGGAGCTCTCCTcgcgccccgcccccgccgcccccgctcccgccgccgccgccgccgcagccgcttCCTCCTCCGACTCGGATTCGTCCATCCAGGACCTCCTCGCGCTCGTCTACTTCGGCTCCCTCTTCGACGTCAAGCTGCAGCACGACTTCGTCGCCACGATGGTCGCGCGCACGCACGAGCGGAACTGCTGCATCACCTACGATTACGTCACGGATGATGCGGCGGACCTGCTCGTGGAGGCCGATCTGGATGCTGTTTCTACACTTGCATCCCTCGCCGCGTCGCGCCCTGCTGCTGCGGTTGGAGTCTCCCACCGCGATGCCCTCCAGGCTTGTGCCCACCATGCCCGCCTATGGCTCCGCCGTGCGGATGAGCCCATCCACCCTGACTCCACCGTCACAT ATGCTGGGGTGAGGGCAAAGCTGGAAAGGATCATGTCATCGGACTACTACACAGCACGGACAGAGATCAGGGCAACAGAGGATCTGGCTGCTTCAGTGGGGAGTTATGGACCTGGAGGTGGGCAGGCCCAGGAGAGCATGGTTGTGTCACCTCAGGCTCCAGAAGCAGTAGAGGAGAGCCTGGTTGTTGAAGGACACAAG GATGAGAAGGAAGAATCTCAGGCTACTGAAATCTACACTGACAATCAGGCTCCTGCTGTTGATGCTCAACACGTG GATGATGATGCTCTGGTGAACCCACCTGATGAAGTCCCTTCAGCTGAAGCAGAGCAGGAGAGGTTTGAGGCTGATCTGGAGGATCAAGAACAAAAGGACCAACAGTTCGTCCAGCGCCGGTCTTACCAGAATCAGCgtggtggtggtcgtggtgGCAGGAGGGGATACCCTAATGGCCGTGGTGGACGtggaggccgaggcggcgggtaCCAGAATggtcgtggcggcggcggataTCAAAATGGccgtggcggtggtggtgggtaCTACTATGATTCTGGATACTACCAGCCAAGGAACTACAACAACAACAGAGGCCGCGGTGGCCGCTCAGGTGGCGGCAACTCTTACTACAACAACCACGGTGGAGGCGCGCAGGGAGGCGGCCATGGGAATCCTGGGAGGGTTGAGCTGGGTGCAAACGCCTAG
- the LOC112875445 gene encoding uncharacterized protein LOC112875445 isoform X2, with protein MAASPTASSSSAPTAAAAAAAAEATDGPVLSVVSKRLRALRKKYNRITQMEESLAAGKTLNREQEEVLRSKPVVAALIEELERLRAPLASAVAEELSSRPAPAAPAPAAAAAAAASSSDSDSSIQDLLALVYFGSLFDVKLQHDFVATMVARTHERNCCITYDYVTDDAADLLVEADLDAVSTLASLAASRPAAAVGVSHRDALQACAHHARLWLRRADEPIHPDSTVTYAGVRAKLERIMSSDYYTARTEIRATEDLAASVGSYGPGGGQAQESMVVSPQAPEAVEESLVVEGHKDEKEESQATEIYTDNQAPAVDAQHDDDALVNPPDEVPSAEAEQERFEADLEDQEQKDQQFVQRRSYQNQRGGGRGGRRGYPNGRGGRGGRGGGYQNGRGGGGYQNGRGGGGGYYYDSGYYQPRNYNNNRGRGGRSGGGNSYYNNHGGGAQGGGHGNPGRVELGANA; from the exons ATGGCCGCCTCCCCCAccgcctcttcctcctccgctcCCACCGCCgctgcggccgcggccgcggccgaggCCACCGACGGGCCGGTGCTCAGCGTGGTCTCAAAGCGCCTCCGCGCGCTGCGGAAGAAGTACAACCGCATCACGCAGATGGAGGAGTCGCTTGCCGCCGGCAAGACGCTCAACCGCGAGCAGGAGGAGGTGCTCCGCTCCAAGCCCGTCGTCGCCGCCCTCATCGAAGAGCTCGAGCGCCTCCGCgccccgctcgcctccgccgtcGCCGAGGAGCTCTCCTcgcgccccgcccccgccgcccccgctcccgccgccgccgccgccgcagccgcttCCTCCTCCGACTCGGATTCGTCCATCCAGGACCTCCTCGCGCTCGTCTACTTCGGCTCCCTCTTCGACGTCAAGCTGCAGCACGACTTCGTCGCCACGATGGTCGCGCGCACGCACGAGCGGAACTGCTGCATCACCTACGATTACGTCACGGATGATGCGGCGGACCTGCTCGTGGAGGCCGATCTGGATGCTGTTTCTACACTTGCATCCCTCGCCGCGTCGCGCCCTGCTGCTGCGGTTGGAGTCTCCCACCGCGATGCCCTCCAGGCTTGTGCCCACCATGCCCGCCTATGGCTCCGCCGTGCGGATGAGCCCATCCACCCTGACTCCACCGTCACAT ATGCTGGGGTGAGGGCAAAGCTGGAAAGGATCATGTCATCGGACTACTACACAGCACGGACAGAGATCAGGGCAACAGAGGATCTGGCTGCTTCAGTGGGGAGTTATGGACCTGGAGGTGGGCAGGCCCAGGAGAGCATGGTTGTGTCACCTCAGGCTCCAGAAGCAGTAGAGGAGAGCCTGGTTGTTGAAGGACACAAG GATGAGAAGGAAGAATCTCAGGCTACTGAAATCTACACTGACAATCAGGCTCCTGCTGTTGATGCTCAACAC GATGATGATGCTCTGGTGAACCCACCTGATGAAGTCCCTTCAGCTGAAGCAGAGCAGGAGAGGTTTGAGGCTGATCTGGAGGATCAAGAACAAAAGGACCAACAGTTCGTCCAGCGCCGGTCTTACCAGAATCAGCgtggtggtggtcgtggtgGCAGGAGGGGATACCCTAATGGCCGTGGTGGACGtggaggccgaggcggcgggtaCCAGAATggtcgtggcggcggcggataTCAAAATGGccgtggcggtggtggtgggtaCTACTATGATTCTGGATACTACCAGCCAAGGAACTACAACAACAACAGAGGCCGCGGTGGCCGCTCAGGTGGCGGCAACTCTTACTACAACAACCACGGTGGAGGCGCGCAGGGAGGCGGCCATGGGAATCCTGGGAGGGTTGAGCTGGGTGCAAACGCCTAG
- the LOC112877494 gene encoding formin-like protein 14: MSEHLALRSSVGSRSSALPSHHQRLPPAHDPLASFWIRRLHLTPNTPPPPPPPRPPPLLLPRRATPPSHQDAVSTDESRTPPPPPPPRSAGFGPLRWSPRPLRSAPQAGAWDAAAAVGGSADGTVGAGGPPMLSPFFRLPAPPPVTPVADFGEVAPARPLIGLGSHRGSSGFPGLSPPMAGGGDPCATWLAARAAGAAYPNHALDMVPIRTLNDLHDRQHGVIPARPNLARHDPSSSSQHDEPFSYWNMGRFQRNTTSSLITPISVAPASFGTKRNADSNNFIPLKLRKLSRAS, encoded by the exons ATGTCGGAGCACCTCGCGCTCCGGAGCTCCGTAGGAAGCCGCAGCTCCGCGCTGCCCTCCCACCACCAGCGCCTCCCGCCCGCGCACGACCCTCTCGCCTCCTTCTGGATCCGCCGCCTCCATCTCACCCCGaacaccccgccgccgccgccgccgccgcggcctccgcccCTGCTCCTTCCACGCCGCGCGACGCCGCCTTCTCATCAGGACGCCGTCTCCACCGACGAgtcccgcacgccgccgcccccgcccccgccgcgcagCGCCGGGTTTGGCCCCTTGCGCTGGAGCCCGCGCCCGTTGCGTAGTGCCCCGCAGGCCGGCGCGTGGGACGCAGCCGCTGCAGTCGGGGGTTCTGCCGATGGTACCGTCGGCGCCGGCGGACCACCGATGCTGTCTCCGTTCTTCCgtctcccggcgccgccgccggtgacgcCGGTCGCGGATTTCGGGGAGGTCGCGCCTGCGAGGCCGCTGATCGGGCTCGGAAGCCACAGAGGCAGCAGCGGGTTTCCTGGGCTGTCGCCGCCGATGGCTGGCGGCGGCGACCCCTGCGCCACCTGGCTGGCGGCCAGAGCTGCAG GTGCTGCATATCCTAACCATGCTTTGGACATGGTTCCCATAAGAACACTTAAT GATCTGCATGATAGGCAGCATGGTGTGATTCCAGCACGACCAAATCTTGCAAGGCATGATCCTAGCTCTAGCAGCCAGCATGATGAACCTTTCTCATATTGGAACATGGGGAGGTTTCAGAGGAACACCACGTCATCATTGATCACACCTATCAGTGTTGCGCCTGCCAGTTTTGGCACCAAGAGGAATGCTGATTCAAACAATTTTATCCCTCTGAAGCTCAGGAAACTAAGTAGGGCTAGTTAG
- the LOC112877149 gene encoding protein NRT1/ PTR FAMILY 2.11-like has product MRAGGREDEEASRKLKSMDVDKAENGGGAGEESPRPAVKYYGWKAMPFIIGNETFEKLGTLGTSANLLVYLTQVFHMRSVDAATLLNGLNGTTSLAPIIGAFLSDAYLGRYLALAIASVASLIGMFLLTLTAGADSLHPAECPAADGPCGNKATSYQLAVLFMAFAFLVLGSAGIRPCSMPFGADQFNPHTESGRRGINSFFNWYYFTFTAAMMISATVIIYVQSNVSWPIGLGIPTALMFLACVLFFMGTRLYVRVTPEGSPFTSVVQVLSAALKKRSLKQPKDPKQDLFDPPHTSAMVTKLAHTDQFRCLDKAAIVASPEEVRPGGAAPADPWRLCSVQQVEEVKCLIRIVPVWSTGIIYYVAVVQQSTYVVLSALQSDRRLGNFHIPAASFTVFAMLAQTLWIPFYDRLLLPKLRKVTGKEEGFTLLQRQGIGIALSTVAMVISAIVEDRRRAIALSHPTLGTTITGGAISAMSSLWMVPQLMVLGLSEAFNLISQIEFYYKEIPEHMRSVAGALAFCNLALGNYLSGFLVTIVHRTTGSGRNWLAQDLNKGRLDLFYWTIAGIGVFNFIYFVICARWYRFKGTSN; this is encoded by the exons ATGCGCGCCGGCGGGCGGGAGGACGAGGAGGCGTCGCGGAAGCTCAAGAGCATGGACGTGGACAAGGCGGAGAACGGCGGGGGCGCCGGGGAGGAGAGCCCGCGGCCCGCCGTCAAGTACTACGGCTGGAAGGCCATGCCCTTCATCATCG GCAACGAGACGTTCGAGAAGCTGGGGACGCTGGGCACGTCGGCGAACCTGCTGGTGTACCTGACGCAGGTGTTCCACATGCGGAGCGTGGACGCCGCCACCCTCCTCAACGGGCTCAACGGCACCACCAGCCTCGCCCCCATCATCGGCGCCTTCCTCTCCGACGCCTACCTCGGCCGCTACCTCGCGCTCGCCATCGCCTCCGTCGCCTCCCTCATC GGAATGTTCCTGCTGACGCTGACGGCCGGCGCGGACAGCCTGCACCCGGCGGAGTGCCCCGCGGCGGACGGTCCCTGCGGGAACAAGGCGACCTCGTACCAGCTCGCGGTGCTCTTCATGGCCTTCGCGTTCCTGGTGCTGGGCTCCGCGGGCATCCGCCCCTGCAGCATGCCCTTCGGCGCCGACCAGTTCAACCCCCACACCGAGTCCGGCCGGCGCGGCATCAACAGCTTCTTCAACTGGTACTACTTCACCTTCACCGCCGCCATGATGATCTCGGCCACCGTCATCATCTACGTCCAGAGCAACGTCAGCTGGCCCATCGGTCTCGGCATCCCCACGGCGCTCATGTTCCTCGCCTGCGTGCTCTTCTTCATGGGCACCAGGCTGTACGTGCGCGTCACCCCCGAGGGGAGCCCCTTCACCAGCGTCGTGCAGGTGCTGTCGGCCGCGCTCAAGAAGCGGTCGCTGAAGCAGCCCAAGGACCCGAAGCAGGACCTCTTCGACCCGCCGCACACCAGCGCCATGGTCACCAAGCTCGCGCACACGGACCAGTTCCGGTGCCTCGACAAGGCGGCCATCGTGGCGTCGCCCGAGGAGGTGCGCCCGGGCGGCGCCGCGCCGGCGGACCCCTGGAGGCTCTGCAGCGTGCAGCAGGTGGAGGAGGTGAAGTGCCTCATCCGCATCGTGCCGGTGTGGTCGACGGGGATCATCTACTACGTGGCCGTGGTGCAGCAGTCCACCTACGTGGTGCTCTCCGCGCTGCAGTCCGACCGCCGCCTCGGCAACTTCCACATCCCCGCGGCGTCCTTCACCGTCTTCGCCATGCTCGCGCAGACGCTCTGGATCCCCTTCTACGACCGCCTGCTGCTGCCCAAGCTCCGGAAGGTAACCGGCAAGGAGGAGGGGTTCACGCTGCTCCAGCGCCAGGGCATCGGCATCGCGCTCTCCACCGTCGCCATGGTCATCTCGGCCATCGTCGAGGACAGGCGCCGCGCCATCGCGCTGAGCCACCCGACGCTGGGCACCACCATCACTGGCGGGGCCATCTCGGCCATGTCCAGCCTGTGGATGGTGCCGCAGCTCATGGTCCTGGGCCTGTCGGAGGCGTTCAACCTCATCAGCCAGATCGAGTTCTACTACAAGGAGATCCCCGAGCACATGCGGAGCGTGGCGGGGGCGCTGGCCTTCTGCAACCTGGCGCTCGGCAACTACCTCAGCGGATTCCTGGTGACCATAGTGCACCGGACGACGGGCTCCGGGCGGAACTGGTTGGCGCAGGACCTCAACAAGGGTCGGCTCGACCTCTTCTACTGGACCATCGCCGGCATCGGCGTCTTCAACTTCATCTACTTCGTCATCTGTGCCAGGTGGTACAGGTTCAAGGGGACCAGCAACTGA